From the Arvicola amphibius chromosome 2, mArvAmp1.2, whole genome shotgun sequence genome, one window contains:
- the Rad51ap1 gene encoding RAD51-associated protein 1 isoform X1, with protein MVRPSRNKKPVNYSQFEDSGDDSDDDFIAATMPRNKKSKTLPKELKQDKPKPNLKIPQKEDILPAKVPKKRMALDDKVFQRGLEVALALSVKELPKVTNQVQNSQEKRTDKQGDRKTEIMDKSPPVSTCSVTGDDSEDLDKVLEEGDAGSVEGERKTCKTEAQWNRVPSESSAGDTEPDSATGEDSENDSNFEESEGSDEDFAVRKGKAGEKKKAVQRKPTVEKEKQSKQKKETSVGVAPAAIKSRSPSLPEAVGLSSEAIRKPAKMCSPSAEGKRPKWVPPAASGSRNSSSSPLAGASTKSPSQSLRLGLSRLAPVKCLHPNAISSQVR; from the exons aaataaaaaaccaGTCAATTACTCACAGTTTGAGGACTCTGGTGATGATTCTGATG ATGATTTTATTGCGGCAACCATGCCTagaaacaaaaaatccaaaaccttGCCAAAGGAGTTAAAGCAAGACAAACCAAAACCTAACTTGAAGATTCCCCAGAAAGAAGACATCCTACCAGCGAAAGTCCCTAAAAAAAG GATGGCTTTAGATGACAAGGTCTTCCAGCGAGGCCTAGAAGTTGCCCTGGCTTTATCTGTGAAGGAACTTCCAAAAGTCACCAACCAAGTACAGAACTCTCAAGAGAAAC GCACTGACAAGCAAGGTgataggaaaacagaaataatggataagtctcctcctgtctctacctgcaGTGTAACCGGTGATGACTCAG AAGATTTGGACAAGGTCCTGGAGGAGGGGGATGCTGGCAGTgttgaaggggaaagaaaaacatgtaaaaccGAGGCTCAGTGGAATAGGGTGCCTTCAGAAAGCAGTGCTGGTGACACTGAGCCGGACAGCGCAACTG GTGAAGATTCAGAAAATGATTCTAATTTTGAGGAGAGTGAAGGAAGTGATGAGGACTTTGCAGTGAGGAAAGGTAAAGccggagaaaagaagaaagcagtgcAGAGAAAACCCAcggtagagaaagaaaagcaatcaaaacaaaaaaaggagaccTCAG TAGGTGTGGCTCCAGCTGCCATCAAGTCACGATCTCCATCCTTACCCGAGGCAGTTGGACTTTCTTCAGAGGCCATTAGGAAACCAGCAAAGATGTGCAGCCCTTCAGCTGAAGGCAAGAGGCCCAAGTGGGTCCCCCCAG CCGCCTCTGGAAGCAGAAACTCCAGCAGTAGCCCGCTGGCAGGAGCATCCACCAAGTCCCCAAGTCAGAGCCTCCGCTTGGGCCTCTCCAGACTAGCACCAGTTAAGTGTTTGCATCCAAATGCCATAAGTAGCCAAGTGCGGTAG
- the Rad51ap1 gene encoding RAD51-associated protein 1 isoform X3, with protein MVRPSRNKKPVNYSQFEDSGDDSDDDFIAATMPRNKKSKTLPKELKQDKPKPNLKIPQKEDILPAKVPKKRMALDDKVFQRGLEVALALSVKELPKVTNQVQNSQEKRTDKQGDRKTEIMDKSPPVSTCSVTGDDSEDLDKVLEEGDAGSVEGERKTCKTEAQWNRVPSESSAGDTEPDSATGEDSENDSNFEESEGSDEDFAVRKGKAGEKKKAVQRKPTVEKEKQSKQKKETSGVAPAAIKSRSPSLPEAVGLSSEAIRKPAKMCSPSAEGKRPKWVPPAASGSRNSSSSPLAGASTKSPSQSLRLGLSRLAPVKCLHPNAISSQVR; from the exons aaataaaaaaccaGTCAATTACTCACAGTTTGAGGACTCTGGTGATGATTCTGATG ATGATTTTATTGCGGCAACCATGCCTagaaacaaaaaatccaaaaccttGCCAAAGGAGTTAAAGCAAGACAAACCAAAACCTAACTTGAAGATTCCCCAGAAAGAAGACATCCTACCAGCGAAAGTCCCTAAAAAAAG GATGGCTTTAGATGACAAGGTCTTCCAGCGAGGCCTAGAAGTTGCCCTGGCTTTATCTGTGAAGGAACTTCCAAAAGTCACCAACCAAGTACAGAACTCTCAAGAGAAAC GCACTGACAAGCAAGGTgataggaaaacagaaataatggataagtctcctcctgtctctacctgcaGTGTAACCGGTGATGACTCAG AAGATTTGGACAAGGTCCTGGAGGAGGGGGATGCTGGCAGTgttgaaggggaaagaaaaacatgtaaaaccGAGGCTCAGTGGAATAGGGTGCCTTCAGAAAGCAGTGCTGGTGACACTGAGCCGGACAGCGCAACTG GTGAAGATTCAGAAAATGATTCTAATTTTGAGGAGAGTGAAGGAAGTGATGAGGACTTTGCAGTGAGGAAAGGTAAAGccggagaaaagaagaaagcagtgcAGAGAAAACCCAcggtagagaaagaaaagcaatcaaaacaaaaaaaggagaccTCAG GTGTGGCTCCAGCTGCCATCAAGTCACGATCTCCATCCTTACCCGAGGCAGTTGGACTTTCTTCAGAGGCCATTAGGAAACCAGCAAAGATGTGCAGCCCTTCAGCTGAAGGCAAGAGGCCCAAGTGGGTCCCCCCAG CCGCCTCTGGAAGCAGAAACTCCAGCAGTAGCCCGCTGGCAGGAGCATCCACCAAGTCCCCAAGTCAGAGCCTCCGCTTGGGCCTCTCCAGACTAGCACCAGTTAAGTGTTTGCATCCAAATGCCATAAGTAGCCAAGTGCGGTAG
- the Rad51ap1 gene encoding RAD51-associated protein 1 isoform X2, whose translation MVRPSRNKKPVNYSQFEDSGDDSDDDFIAATMPRNKKSKTLPKELKQDKPKPNLKIPQKEDILPAKVPKKRMALDDKVFQRGLEVALALSVKELPKVTNQVQNSQEKRTDKQGDRKTEIMDKSPPVSTCSVTGDDSDLDKVLEEGDAGSVEGERKTCKTEAQWNRVPSESSAGDTEPDSATGEDSENDSNFEESEGSDEDFAVRKGKAGEKKKAVQRKPTVEKEKQSKQKKETSVGVAPAAIKSRSPSLPEAVGLSSEAIRKPAKMCSPSAEGKRPKWVPPAASGSRNSSSSPLAGASTKSPSQSLRLGLSRLAPVKCLHPNAISSQVR comes from the exons aaataaaaaaccaGTCAATTACTCACAGTTTGAGGACTCTGGTGATGATTCTGATG ATGATTTTATTGCGGCAACCATGCCTagaaacaaaaaatccaaaaccttGCCAAAGGAGTTAAAGCAAGACAAACCAAAACCTAACTTGAAGATTCCCCAGAAAGAAGACATCCTACCAGCGAAAGTCCCTAAAAAAAG GATGGCTTTAGATGACAAGGTCTTCCAGCGAGGCCTAGAAGTTGCCCTGGCTTTATCTGTGAAGGAACTTCCAAAAGTCACCAACCAAGTACAGAACTCTCAAGAGAAAC GCACTGACAAGCAAGGTgataggaaaacagaaataatggataagtctcctcctgtctctacctgcaGTGTAACCGGTGATGACTCAG ATTTGGACAAGGTCCTGGAGGAGGGGGATGCTGGCAGTgttgaaggggaaagaaaaacatgtaaaaccGAGGCTCAGTGGAATAGGGTGCCTTCAGAAAGCAGTGCTGGTGACACTGAGCCGGACAGCGCAACTG GTGAAGATTCAGAAAATGATTCTAATTTTGAGGAGAGTGAAGGAAGTGATGAGGACTTTGCAGTGAGGAAAGGTAAAGccggagaaaagaagaaagcagtgcAGAGAAAACCCAcggtagagaaagaaaagcaatcaaaacaaaaaaaggagaccTCAG TAGGTGTGGCTCCAGCTGCCATCAAGTCACGATCTCCATCCTTACCCGAGGCAGTTGGACTTTCTTCAGAGGCCATTAGGAAACCAGCAAAGATGTGCAGCCCTTCAGCTGAAGGCAAGAGGCCCAAGTGGGTCCCCCCAG CCGCCTCTGGAAGCAGAAACTCCAGCAGTAGCCCGCTGGCAGGAGCATCCACCAAGTCCCCAAGTCAGAGCCTCCGCTTGGGCCTCTCCAGACTAGCACCAGTTAAGTGTTTGCATCCAAATGCCATAAGTAGCCAAGTGCGGTAG